Proteins encoded together in one Blastocatellia bacterium window:
- a CDS encoding ABC transporter permease, with amino-acid sequence MQTLLQDIRYGVRVLLKGRTVTFVAIVALALGIGANTAIFSVVNALLFRSLPYQNPERLVMIWETNSEVQIGFDLLPVSNAAFADWHNQAQSFEAVSVLDSQRYAFTGAGQPERIGGVSTSASFFDVMGVSPMLGRAYTEDEDRPGANKVAVISYALWQSRFGGDKEICGRTMQLDGSNYTILGVMPQGFQFPRATDLPSLFQLPPQTELWTPAGMSDKQLANRGSHNKAVIARLKAGVGPEQAQSELDAITSRNLQQFPESQGWGSRLMPLKEQLVGGLRLALLILLGAVGLVLLIACANVANLLLARAASRQKEMAVRTALGASRARLVRQLLTESVLLAIVGGGIAVLLAVWGIDLLLAVSPAGIPRKYEIRLDGAALAFTFTVALITGVLFGLAPAFQVSRFNLNETLKEGARGSTGSRNRVRSLLVVSEVALSLVLLIGAGLLIRSFAHLMSTDPGFNPRNVAAMNLSASSSQYDATARQVRFFKQVLEKVRAIPGVVAAGAVSELPLGGAEEIDQFTVEGAPPPKTLNDTPLADYRFIDADYLKTLEIPLVAGRAFTEYDNETAPQVVIIGETLARRYFGDQPAVGKRLKAGALEDEAPWATIVGVVKDIKHTGLDADIRPQLYFPYQQKLWGRMVIVARSTTDAAGLFPAMREAVWAVDKDQPITSLRTMTDFLSDSVSQQRFNAALLAAFAVLALILASVGIYGVMSYSVTQRTHELGIRMALGAKPRDVFRMVVMEGMRLAMAGVGVGIGLAGAFAATRVMASLLFGVSATDPLTFALISLILTGVALAACFVPARRATRVDPMIALRYE; translated from the coding sequence ATGCAAACACTGCTGCAAGACATTCGCTACGGTGTGCGCGTGCTGCTGAAGGGACGCACGGTGACCTTCGTCGCCATCGTCGCGCTGGCGTTGGGGATCGGCGCCAATACGGCCATCTTCTCGGTCGTCAACGCGCTGCTGTTTCGTAGCCTGCCTTACCAAAACCCTGAGCGCCTGGTGATGATCTGGGAGACCAACTCCGAAGTGCAGATCGGCTTCGACCTGCTGCCGGTCTCGAACGCCGCCTTCGCCGACTGGCACAATCAAGCGCAGTCGTTTGAAGCCGTCTCGGTGCTCGATTCGCAGCGCTATGCCTTCACCGGCGCGGGCCAGCCCGAGCGCATTGGCGGCGTTTCGACGTCGGCCAGCTTCTTCGACGTGATGGGCGTGTCGCCGATGCTGGGCCGCGCCTACACCGAAGACGAAGACCGCCCCGGCGCTAATAAAGTCGCGGTCATCAGCTACGCGCTATGGCAGAGCCGTTTCGGCGGTGACAAGGAAATCTGCGGTAGGACGATGCAGCTCGACGGCAGCAATTACACGATCCTCGGTGTGATGCCGCAAGGTTTTCAGTTCCCCCGCGCCACCGATTTGCCGTCGCTCTTTCAATTGCCGCCGCAAACCGAGCTGTGGACGCCCGCCGGGATGAGCGACAAACAGCTGGCGAATCGCGGCAGCCATAACAAAGCAGTGATCGCGCGGTTGAAGGCCGGCGTCGGTCCCGAGCAAGCGCAATCAGAGTTAGACGCCATCACCAGTCGCAACCTTCAGCAGTTCCCCGAATCGCAGGGCTGGGGGTCGCGCCTCATGCCGCTGAAGGAACAGCTCGTCGGCGGCCTGCGCCTCGCGCTGTTGATCCTGCTCGGCGCGGTCGGCCTCGTCCTCTTGATCGCCTGCGCCAACGTCGCCAACCTCTTGCTCGCCCGCGCCGCATCAAGGCAGAAAGAGATGGCCGTGCGCACGGCATTGGGCGCCAGCCGTGCCCGCCTCGTCCGCCAATTGTTGACCGAGAGCGTGCTGCTGGCCATCGTCGGCGGCGGCATCGCCGTGCTGCTGGCGGTCTGGGGCATTGACCTGTTGCTGGCGGTCAGCCCCGCCGGCATCCCGCGCAAATATGAGATTCGGCTCGACGGCGCGGCACTCGCGTTTACCTTCACTGTCGCCTTGATTACCGGTGTGCTGTTCGGGCTGGCGCCGGCGTTTCAGGTCTCGCGCTTCAATCTGAACGAGACCTTGAAAGAAGGGGCGCGCGGCTCGACCGGCAGCCGCAACCGCGTCCGCAGCCTGCTGGTCGTCTCAGAGGTGGCGCTGTCACTCGTCCTGCTGATCGGCGCGGGCTTGCTGATTCGCAGCTTCGCGCACCTGATGAGCACCGACCCCGGATTCAATCCGCGCAACGTTGCGGCGATGAACCTCTCGGCCTCGTCATCACAATACGACGCAACCGCCAGGCAGGTGCGCTTCTTCAAGCAGGTGCTTGAGAAGGTCAGGGCGATTCCCGGCGTCGTCGCGGCGGGCGCGGTGTCGGAGCTGCCGCTGGGCGGCGCTGAAGAGATTGACCAATTCACCGTCGAAGGCGCGCCGCCGCCAAAGACCTTGAACGACACGCCGCTCGCCGACTATCGCTTCATTGATGCAGACTACTTAAAGACGCTGGAGATTCCCCTGGTTGCGGGCCGCGCTTTCACCGAATACGACAACGAAACCGCGCCGCAGGTGGTCATCATCGGCGAGACCCTGGCGCGGCGTTACTTCGGCGACCAGCCCGCCGTCGGCAAGCGATTGAAAGCCGGCGCGCTCGAAGACGAAGCGCCGTGGGCAACGATTGTCGGCGTCGTCAAAGACATCAAGCACACGGGGCTCGACGCCGACATTCGACCGCAGCTCTACTTCCCTTACCAACAGAAACTCTGGGGGAGGATGGTCATCGTCGCGCGCTCGACGACTGACGCGGCGGGCCTCTTCCCGGCAATGCGCGAAGCCGTCTGGGCGGTGGATAAAGATCAGCCCATCACCAGCCTGCGGACCATGACCGATTTCTTGAGCGATTCGGTGTCGCAGCAACGCTTCAACGCCGCGCTGCTGGCGGCCTTCGCCGTGCTGGCGCTGATCCTCGCGTCGGTGGGCATCTACGGCGTGATGAGCTATTCGGTGACGCAGCGCACGCACGAGCTAGGCATCCGCATGGCGCTCGGCGCAAAGCCGCGGGATGTATTTCGGATGGTGGTCATGGAAGGCATGCGGTTGGCGATGGCGGGCGTCGGCGTCGGCATCGGTCTGGCGGGAGCATTTGCGGCGACACGCGTGATGGCCAGCCTGTTGTTCGGCGTC